TCTTTATCAAGGTTGCATAAGGCGCTGGACATTCCGGCGCCGATGCACCCATTGGTAAGTGTGATCAATAACGCATCAGGAACCATTCCGCTCGGAAAACTTCCCAGTCCCCACATATTGAGTTTTTACAAGATCTCCTATAAGATGAACTTCCAGGGAAAGTTCAAGTATGGACAACATTACTACGATTTCGACGAGGGGGGGATGTTTTTTGTTTCGCCTAATCAGATCACGGGAGGCCATGCGCCACTCAGTGATCAATCTGGTTATACGTTACTTTTCCACCCGGATTTTTTACTTGGCTATGAACTCGCCAGGAAGATCAAAGGATATGGATTTTTTTCCTATTCTATCCATGAAGCGCTGCACTTATCGGAAAAAGAAAAAACCACCATTATTGCTGTTTTTCAAAACATTGAAGAAGAATTAAAAGACAGAATCGACAGTTTCAGCCAGGACGTCGTTATTTCTCAGATTGAATTGCTGCTGAATTATGCCAACCGGTTCTATAGCCGGCAATTCATTACCCGCAAGGCGGTAAGCAGCGATCTGCTTGAAAAGCTGGAAGAAATGTTGCACGCCTACTTCCAGTCGTCGCACGCACAAAAGCAGGGGCTTCCAACGGTCCAATTTCTATCAGAGCAATTAAATGTCAGTACCAGTTATTTAGGTGACATGCTGCGATCTCTTACGGGGCAAAATGCGCAACAGCACATTCATAACCACCTGATCGAAAAAGCAAAAGAAAAGTTATCGGCAAGCCCGGCTTCGATAAGCGAGATAGCCTATGAATTAGGGTTCGAACACCCGCAGTCCTTTAGTAAGCTGTTCAAACTCAAAACCAGTGTGTCGCCCCTGGATTTCAGGCGTTCTTTTAATAAAGCATAACGAGATACACTATCGTACCTAAGGCTAATTGCGATTCATACGTCTGTTTATACTAAATAACGGAAATCAAATAGGTAATGTCGAAACAGGATACATTGGAGATAATGACCACGGCCCTGTTTGCAGAGTCTGCCAAAACCATGGATGTTAAATAAGGTTAATTTTTTCGTTCCTAATCACCGTTTGATAATATTTGGGCGTCAATCCTGTTATTTCATGTGTCAACCTATTATGCTCTTACTTAGATCCCTTCAGTTTATTTTCCTTGTTATTTCTGTGCTGCACTTTATGGGCAGAGGTGCTCAAGCCCAATCCAAAACGCTAAATGGAGTAACCATTGATGGCCAGACTGGTTTGCCACTGCCCTATGTAAGCATAGGAATTAAGAATAAACCCATAGGCACAGTTTCTGATTCTATAGGTCAATATTCACTTTCCCACGCCGGGACAGACATTGATAACAAAGATTCCATTTTCTTTTCAGCTGTTGGCTATCGAAGCGTGAAAATGGACTGGAACAGTTTTATAGCAAAAGAAAAGATCGTCAAGTTTTATCAATCACCACAAATGCTTGAAGTTGTAAACGTCAAAGCAAAGCCTGGGCAGATAAAGACCTATGGGCGGTCGAATGCCAGTATTATATTTTTCCCCGCCATGTATAAAAGTATACCGAAATACAGCGATGAAAAAGGGCGTGAGCAGGCTACGATTCTGAAAATTGATCAGGATGTTTTCCTAAGAAGGCTAAGTTTTAAAATTAACCGGAGAACCTTTAGGAAGATCAAGTTTAGAATGAACATCTATAGTGTTAAAGCGGGACTGCCGGATCAATCTATACTTCACAAAGATGTGGTCTTTGACGTAAATGGCACCACCGAGACTCGCGCCCCCCGATCTGAAAGTATAGATCTGCGTCCTTACCACATACATATAAAGGGTCAAAAAGAAATAGCCGTTTCTCTGGCCATCCTCAATTTAGAACCATTGCCAGGAGATAGTACGCAGGCTACTTTCTTCATACCATCATTCCCCGGTCCATTGCGCTCAAGCCTGTACAGGATTAAAGCAGAAGCTCCGTGGCAAAAGGTGTCAAAATCTTATTTACTCGTAGAGCTTGAGGCATCCTCCATAAAGAATAGTAAGGATGATACACCCGGGAATCTGCCGGACACGGACGCCGAAATTATTGGGAACACCCCCTCGTTAAAAGGCCTGCTATACGGCAATAATCAGGGTAAACGTATTCGGGTTGACGAAGGTGAGATTTATTATGAATCATATGGCAAGGGCAGCCCGTTGTTTTTGCTGCATGGAAATAATGAGCGCATTAATTCATTCAGAGAACAAATTGAACCACTATCGCGACATTTCAAGGTAATAGCTTTGGACACCAGGGGCCAGGGCAATAGCACCAACAATAGTGCATCACCCTACACTTACGAACAATTTGCTCAAGACCTTTCGGTGGTAATGGATTCGCTATCTATAAAAAAGGCCAGCTTGCTTGGTTGGAGTGACGGAGGAAATACCGCATTGATTTTTGCCTTAAACCATCCTGAAAATGTAGAAAAAATGGTGCTCATGGGTGCAAACCTGTTTCCGGGTCCCGAGGCTATAGAAGAAGATGTTATCGAAGACTTTAAAAATCGCAGGGATAGCTTAATGAAACTACCCGATCCGGAGTCTCAAAATCAAATGCGCCTGGCTGATCTGGTTTTGAAAGAACCACATATAGACGATACAGCGTTACAACGTATAGCGGCACCTGTACTGGTAGTTGCCGGTGAATTTGATGTAGTAAAGAAGCAACACACTATGTTAATTCATTCCCTTATTAAGAATTCCCGACTCGAGATCATACCGGGTGGCGACCACTATGCTCCGCTTAAAGACCCAAAAGTTTTTAATAAAATCGTGCTCGACTGCCTGGTGCCGGGAAATAGCCTGGAATAGAAGCAACGAATTAAAACCCGATCTTAACACTTCGTTAGCGAGACGGTTTGCTTCCGAAGGCTGTGGAGATCGAGTTTTTGTGTTGCATTAAAAAAGCTTTTCCTGAAAAGCCTGGTAAACTGTTCTGACGGTTGGCTGAAAACCAAGACTTCGCGCCAGCGAACAGTCCGTATGAAGATGCCACGGATTCTCCAGCGGTTCAGACGATGATTCCATGGTTTCACCAACCAGCCTGACCAATTCATAAATGGTTGTGGGCGCCTCATCCGAAATATTGACGATACGCTGGTCCATTGCGCCGGCTAAAGCCATTTTCATAGCCGTATAAATATCGCGATGATGGATGGTGCTCATCCGCATGGCCGGATGAAACTTCGCGGCAACCATATGTTTAGGTAACGCTTCCAGGTGCCCGTCGCCGTCTCCATAAACAAATGGGAATCTTAATACTGACCAGTTTAATCCGCTGTCGCGTAATGCGGCTTCGGCTGCTACCTTACTGGCTGGATAAGGATGTTGAGGTTCGACTGGATCATCCTCCCGGCCAGGGTGTGGATTGTTATGGTTGTAAACGTTAGAGGTGCTTGCCAGTATGAAGCGTGCGTTTGGTGCATGCATCTTTACCGCATCAATAAGGTTGCGTGTGCCTTCAAGGTTTACTTTCCAGATGAGGTCTATATCCTGGGTGCGAAACACGGCTGCCAAATGAACAACGGCCGACACTTCTTTTACAGCTTCGGTGAGTGATGCAGCATCAAGCACATCGCCCTCTATGGCTGTTACACCCGCGGGTACACCCTTGCCTCCGCGTACTAAGGCATAACATTCAAATCTAGCATCAACAAGGCGTGGTAAAAGTCGCGCCCCTACAAGTCCTGTTACTCCGGTAACTAATATCTTTTTACTTTGTCCGTTCATGTCATACGAGTTTTATGATGAACAAAGCTCAGTAGATTCAATTTATTACAGCCGGACAAAAGCCGGCAAGTTCAGGACAAATCCTGAAAGAATGCGGCTACCGTTTTTCCGGTCACTTTTTTAAACAGCCGGGAAAAGTAATCAGGGTCATTAAAGCCTAACTCAAAAGCCAGTTCCTTGACTGTTGAGCGCTCCCCATAATACATCCGTCGCCGCGCTTCCAGTATAAGGCGATTGGTGATAAACTCTTTAGGAGAAACGCCGGAATACTGTTTAACGATCTGGTACAGGCTATCCGTGCTCATGGCTAATTCTTCGGCAATTTGCCTGATGGTTGGATGGTCCGTTAAATTGTTTTCTACGAAGACTTTGAAGCCGATAAATTTGGAGAGCTTGTCCTCTGCCGGTTTATCCCCGGCTGCAAAGTACGCTGTATTAATCTCAGTAAGCAGACTGTTAAGATGTGCGAGGATGAGCTCCGGGTCGGTGTCCGGAGTGCTTAAAAGTTCCTGAAGTATTTTGAAGATGGCTTTAAGCCTGGCAGAAGCAGCAGGTTCAAAACCTATCTTTGGTTGATTAAGCGGGTCAAGAAGAAAGGAGTATTGCCTCGGTAGCCTGAACAGGCACTCTTCGTCAAATCCCAGTTTATAGTAATCGTTTCCATGCGCCGACGGCAACTGTTGAATCTGATGAGGCAGGAAAAAGAGCAACTCGTTTTTGCCAATATCGAACTTTTCAAGGTCAACGCCATGCTTGCTGGAGCCATCCGATACGAACAAAAATAAGTAGTAGGGCAATCGTTTTGTCAGTCCGTGAATTTTAGCATTTTCAGCTGACAAATGTCCAAAACCGGGTGATACCATACGGATCGGCAACTGTTTGTTCTGGCTCATGTTTTTCAACGACGGATCATTTTTTCCCATACTCAAAAATAGGCATTCTGTCGAAGCAAATAGGCAAGTACCCTTTGGTGCAGTGTTTTAGTTTGTGAAAATAGGGTATTCGTCCGGCGAGCAGATTGTGCTATGCTGGAGTTTCTCAACAGGCATAGGTTGTCGCATCATCGATACAACACTTGGCAGAGGGCCAGGTAGTCATGCTTTCTCGCACGGTTAGCACCTTACTCCCTTTTGCGATAATGAAGCGCTACGCATCCGTTTTTGAAGATCAGCGTTTCTGCCAGTTCCAGCTTAAAGTTCTCCGGAAGGCTGCCGGCATCCAGCAGATGTCTGCCATTGCCCGCCATGACAGGATGCACCACCATATGGAATTCATCCACCAGGCCAGCTGCCATCAGTTCCGGTAACATGCTTACGGTGTCAACCGAAATCGTTTTGCCGGGCTGTTGTTTCAGCTTTCGTAGTTCCGCTGTCGGGTCATTCCGTATGATCGTTGTGTTGCCCTCAACGTTTTCCAGGGATCGCGACACCACCACTTTGTCAATGGAGACGAGCCTCTCCGCGAACCGGACTTCAGCCGCGGATCCGGAACGGTCCCTCGCAACATCGGCCCAGTACGGAAACATGAGCTGATACATCACGCGACCATAAAAAAGCAGATCTACATCATCCATCAATCCAGCGAAATATTCCATCATCTCTTCGCTTGGCTCGCCCAGTGTGTGATCACAATAACCATCCAGACTAATGTTCATGCAAAATGATACCTTTCTCATACTACAAAAATAAGTGACACGCTTCATTCCCATCGGGGCATTGGCGACAAATAAAAGGGTGTTTTAAGCCAAATAGTTCAAGTAGATAAAAGTTTGGATGCTGAAAAGGTCAATCTTAGGTTCGTTATGTGTTGGAGATCATCCGTCGGGCAAGTTGCACCTGTCAACCTGCCGACAGCTACCTATACAATTTTCCGATCAATGGCCATACGGCGATGAATCTGGCAGGCTGATTTCGACGTTTGAGTGATCTTGGGATCCTGGGTTATCACTGTTTCCAGAAACTGCCGGTTGGCATCGCCCCATTGGTTCATGGCATCAATAATTGGTATCAACGACCAACCGATTTCTGTTAGTGAATATTCTACTTTAGGCGGCAGTTGGGGGTAAATCTTTTTCTCTACCATACCATGCTCTTCCAATTCTTTAAGCTGTACGTTCAGTACCCGGCGAGTGGCGCCAGGCAAAAGTCGCAAAATCTCGCTGGGCCGTTTTACATCCATCGAGATGGCATTGAGAAGGGCCGCTTTCCATTTGCCATTCAACACCTCCCTGGTCAGGTGCAGGCCGCAGTCAATGGTAAGGGGTGTTTTTCTTTCGTACATAAGTTGATCCTCCCAATTCAAAAATAAGCATTGTGCCTCAATTTGGCATAAGGGATAAATTTATCCCTATACCATTAGTTTCGCCCATATTGTGCTGCTGCTATATCCGTATTAGGTTTGTGTAAAAAAAAGTCATGGAAAAAGTAAGACAGCCACTGTTAGAGGAATACCAATTAGGCGATTTACGATTGAAGAACCGGGTCGTAATGTCGTCACTTACCCGCGGACGCGCCATGAATGCAGGTCTGGTACCTACCGCTTTGATGGCCGAATACTATGCGCAACGCGCTTCAGCAGGCTTAATTCTCAGCGAAGGTACATGGGTTAACCCGAGGTCTATTGGCTTTATTAATGTACCGGGCATCTATACCCGGGAGCAGGTTGAGGGATGGAAATTGGTGACTAAAGCTGTACATGACAAAGGTGGTTTAATCTTCTCCCAGCTTGGTCATATAGGCTCCGCATCCCATCCTGATTTCTTTGACGGCGAATTGCCTGCGGGCCCATCGGCCATTAATCCCAAAACGAAATCATTTACACCTGAGGGATTCAAAGATTCCCTGACACCGCGGGAATTTACCGTTACTGAAATCAAACAAACGGTACAGGATTACAAACATGCTGCTCAAAATGCTAAGGAAGCCGGATTTGACGGCGTTGAAGTACACGCACAGACAGGAATGCTGATTCCTCAATTTTTGAGTCTGGCAACGAATCAGCGTACAGACGAATACGGTGGCAACATAGAAAACCGTGCGCGCATTGTGTTCGAGATTCTGGATGCCATCATAGAAG
The window above is part of the Arcticibacter tournemirensis genome. Proteins encoded here:
- a CDS encoding helix-turn-helix domain-containing protein; the encoded protein is MKDEMSNHRFSSLSRLHKALDIPAPMHPLVSVINNASGTIPLGKLPSPHILSFYKISYKMNFQGKFKYGQHYYDFDEGGMFFVSPNQITGGHAPLSDQSGYTLLFHPDFLLGYELARKIKGYGFFSYSIHEALHLSEKEKTTIIAVFQNIEEELKDRIDSFSQDVVISQIELLLNYANRFYSRQFITRKAVSSDLLEKLEEMLHAYFQSSHAQKQGLPTVQFLSEQLNVSTSYLGDMLRSLTGQNAQQHIHNHLIEKAKEKLSASPASISEIAYELGFEHPQSFSKLFKLKTSVSPLDFRRSFNKA
- a CDS encoding alpha/beta fold hydrolase translates to MLLLRSLQFIFLVISVLHFMGRGAQAQSKTLNGVTIDGQTGLPLPYVSIGIKNKPIGTVSDSIGQYSLSHAGTDIDNKDSIFFSAVGYRSVKMDWNSFIAKEKIVKFYQSPQMLEVVNVKAKPGQIKTYGRSNASIIFFPAMYKSIPKYSDEKGREQATILKIDQDVFLRRLSFKINRRTFRKIKFRMNIYSVKAGLPDQSILHKDVVFDVNGTTETRAPRSESIDLRPYHIHIKGQKEIAVSLAILNLEPLPGDSTQATFFIPSFPGPLRSSLYRIKAEAPWQKVSKSYLLVELEASSIKNSKDDTPGNLPDTDAEIIGNTPSLKGLLYGNNQGKRIRVDEGEIYYESYGKGSPLFLLHGNNERINSFREQIEPLSRHFKVIALDTRGQGNSTNNSASPYTYEQFAQDLSVVMDSLSIKKASLLGWSDGGNTALIFALNHPENVEKMVLMGANLFPGPEAIEEDVIEDFKNRRDSLMKLPDPESQNQMRLADLVLKEPHIDDTALQRIAAPVLVVAGEFDVVKKQHTMLIHSLIKNSRLEIIPGGDHYAPLKDPKVFNKIVLDCLVPGNSLE
- a CDS encoding NAD-dependent epimerase/dehydratase family protein, whose product is MNGQSKKILVTGVTGLVGARLLPRLVDARFECYALVRGGKGVPAGVTAIEGDVLDAASLTEAVKEVSAVVHLAAVFRTQDIDLIWKVNLEGTRNLIDAVKMHAPNARFILASTSNVYNHNNPHPGREDDPVEPQHPYPASKVAAEAALRDSGLNWSVLRFPFVYGDGDGHLEALPKHMVAAKFHPAMRMSTIHHRDIYTAMKMALAGAMDQRIVNISDEAPTTIYELVRLVGETMESSSEPLENPWHLHTDCSLARSLGFQPTVRTVYQAFQEKLF
- a CDS encoding helix-turn-helix domain-containing protein, translated to MSQNKQLPIRMVSPGFGHLSAENAKIHGLTKRLPYYLFLFVSDGSSKHGVDLEKFDIGKNELLFFLPHQIQQLPSAHGNDYYKLGFDEECLFRLPRQYSFLLDPLNQPKIGFEPAASARLKAIFKILQELLSTPDTDPELILAHLNSLLTEINTAYFAAGDKPAEDKLSKFIGFKVFVENNLTDHPTIRQIAEELAMSTDSLYQIVKQYSGVSPKEFITNRLILEARRRMYYGERSTVKELAFELGFNDPDYFSRLFKKVTGKTVAAFFQDLS
- a CDS encoding dihydrofolate reductase family protein, with product MKRVTYFCSMRKVSFCMNISLDGYCDHTLGEPSEEMMEYFAGLMDDVDLLFYGRVMYQLMFPYWADVARDRSGSAAEVRFAERLVSIDKVVVSRSLENVEGNTTIIRNDPTAELRKLKQQPGKTISVDTVSMLPELMAAGLVDEFHMVVHPVMAGNGRHLLDAGSLPENFKLELAETLIFKNGCVALHYRKRE
- a CDS encoding helix-turn-helix domain-containing protein, translated to MNWEDQLMYERKTPLTIDCGLHLTREVLNGKWKAALLNAISMDVKRPSEILRLLPGATRRVLNVQLKELEEHGMVEKKIYPQLPPKVEYSLTEIGWSLIPIIDAMNQWGDANRQFLETVITQDPKITQTSKSACQIHRRMAIDRKIV
- a CDS encoding alkene reductase produces the protein MEKVRQPLLEEYQLGDLRLKNRVVMSSLTRGRAMNAGLVPTALMAEYYAQRASAGLILSEGTWVNPRSIGFINVPGIYTREQVEGWKLVTKAVHDKGGLIFSQLGHIGSASHPDFFDGELPAGPSAINPKTKSFTPEGFKDSLTPREFTVTEIKQTVQDYKHAAQNAKEAGFDGVEVHAQTGMLIPQFLSLATNQRTDEYGGNIENRARIVFEILDAIIEVWGSTRVSIKFTPVAISNVGIMTPDVETIPLFQYILKKLSGYNLAYLHIVGPAEDLTGTPVEVLQDNYFSHFRRNYSGRLMANMGFTQESGNAILNEGIADLVSFGAPFIANPDLVERFEHHLPLSESNRDTYYTGGENGYTDYPRAVDGSALA